Proteins from a genomic interval of Lycium ferocissimum isolate CSIRO_LF1 chromosome 2, AGI_CSIRO_Lferr_CH_V1, whole genome shotgun sequence:
- the LOC132048180 gene encoding major pollen allergen Lig v 1-like: MGKSIVIFIASAIFLFGITQAYDKFIPNKKPFVESDNYQFILEGIVYCDPCRAEFKTNLSQPLDDARVGMQCRHPETEQITITVSASTNSTGYYNMLIEGDHENEICETFLIRSPREDCNEIPNEGGHGRESSRVTLTNNNGISGKYRDANPLFFLAKKVAPECAQEFKEMEYIPELKDINQA; this comes from the exons atgggaaaatcaATAGTAATCTTCATTGCTAGTGCTATTTTCTTGTTCGGGATCACTCAAGCCTATGATAAGTTCATACCAAATAAAAAACCCTTTGTTGAGTCAGATAATTATCAATTTATTCTTGAAGGAATTGTCTATTGTGACCCTTGTCGTGCAGAATTCAAAACCAATCTTAGTCAGCCCTTAGATG ATGCTAGGGTGGGGATGCAATGCCGACACCCCGAAACCGAACAAATCACTATAACTGTCAGCGCCTCGACTAACTCTACGGGGTATTATAACATGCTGATAGAAGGAGACCACGAGAATGAGATCTGCGAGACCTTTTTGATAAGAAGTCCTAGAGAAGATTGCAATGAAATACCAAATGAAGGAGGGCATGGTAGAGAATCATCAAGAGTTACTCTCACTAACAACAATGGCATTTCTGGAAAGTATCGTGATGCCAAtcctctcttcttcttggctAAAAAAGTAGCACCAGAGTGTgcacaagaattcaaggagaTGGAATATATCCCTGAACTTAAAGATATCAACCAGGCATAA